Proteins encoded together in one Festucalex cinctus isolate MCC-2025b chromosome 8, RoL_Fcin_1.0, whole genome shotgun sequence window:
- the LOC144024290 gene encoding bile acid-CoA:amino acid N-acyltransferase-like isoform X2: MIGTQVRAAVFRHLIGKQLTPRVGLHRKPCWLHSAVAMPFRTSSSPAPVLTAAPARGLVDDPISIKAGFMPPHHPVTLCMQMRSEDGDLWEAFGHYNTSADGTVNLARDHSVGGSYLGCEPMGLFWCLRPAPGEREDLRFRKKNVETPFVVDISLLEGHISPREKENAVLAVATTERWYMAPGVQRIDIRQNGVVGTLFLPPGPGRFPAVLDLWGMGGGLVEYRSSLLASRGFASFSVAYMEHKDLTVQLDINAADGYMKKAFNILKDHPQICGDRIGIIGLSYGVYLGLRMATNSDVNPSCLVCINGPAGSNVGLTQTFCKPKTSDSDQRLWPRDEAGYLSFKDMTSPNNYSPGTQVKIENLACPVMYILGEDDQNSPSTENSNLIADVLKRVGKSHLYTCLSYSGAGHLIEPPYTPHSRMSLWRSKPEKMLALWGGHTAPHAAAQEDSWKKTLKFLDQNLRA, encoded by the exons CGATGCCATTTAGGACCAGTTCCAGTCCAGCTCCTGTGCTGACAGCCGCTCCAGCCCGCGGCCTGGTGGACGACCCAATCAGCATAAAGGCAGGTTTTATGCCACCGCATCATCCGGTTACATTGTGCATGCAAATGCGCAGTGAGGATGGTGACCTGTGGGAAGCTTTTGGCCACTATAACACAAGTGCAGATGGCACTGTCAACT TGGCTCGGGATCATTCCGTGGGCGGGTCATATTTGGGATGTGAGCCAATGGGTCTCTTCTGGTGCCTGCGGCCAGCTCCTGGGGAAAGGGAGGATTTAAg gtTCCGGAAGAAGAATGTGGAGACTCCATTTGTAGTGGACATTTCCTTACTGGAGGGTCACATATCTCCCAGAGAGAAAGAGAATGCTGTGCTGGCTGTTGCAACCACAGAGCGCTGGTACATGGCACCTGGTGTTCAAAGAATAGACATTCGCCAAAATGGAGTTGTGGGAACGTTATTTTTACCGCCAG GCCCCGGCAGGTTTCCAGCTGTGCTGGACTTATGGGGTATGGGTGGAGGACTAGTGGAGTACCGCTCATCCCTGCTTGCATCCAGGGGCTTTGCCAGCTTCTCTGTCGCCTACATGGAACACAAAGATCTGACGGTCCAACTAGATATTAATGCTGCGGATGGATATATGAAG aaagcATTTAACATCCTTAAGGATCATCCTCAGATCTGTGGCGATCGAATTGGTATCATTGGTCTCTCCTACGGAGTCTACCTAGGACTCCGAATGGCCACTAACTCTGATGTAAAT CCATCCTGTTTGGTTTGCATAAATGGCCCAGCAGGAAGCAACGTGGGCCTCACACAAACCTTTTGCAAGCCTAAAACATCTGATAG TGACCAGAGATTGTGGCCACGGGATGAGGCAGGCTATCTCAGTTTTAAGGACATGACTTCACCCAACAACTACTCCCCTGGGACCCAAGTGAAG ATAGAGAACCTGGCCTGTCCGGTGATGTACATTTTGGGCGAAGATGACCAAAATTCTCCAAGTACTGAGAACTCAAACCTG ATTGCAGATGTCCTGAAAAGAGTCGGTAAATCCCACCTGTATACCTGTTTGTCCTATTCTGGTGCTGGCCACCTGATTGAACCACCTTACACACCACACTCAAGGATGTCTTTGTGGAGAAGCAAACCAGAAAAAA TGCTCGCTCTGTGGGGGGGCCACACCGCACCCCATGCCGCTGCACAGGAAGATTCTTGGAAGAAAACCCTGAAATTTTTGGACCAAAATCTGAGGGCGTGA
- the LOC144024290 gene encoding bile acid-CoA:amino acid N-acyltransferase-like isoform X1 → MIGTQVRAAVFRHLIGKQLTPRVGLHRKPCWLHSAVAAMPFRTSSSPAPVLTAAPARGLVDDPISIKAGFMPPHHPVTLCMQMRSEDGDLWEAFGHYNTSADGTVNLARDHSVGGSYLGCEPMGLFWCLRPAPGEREDLRFRKKNVETPFVVDISLLEGHISPREKENAVLAVATTERWYMAPGVQRIDIRQNGVVGTLFLPPGPGRFPAVLDLWGMGGGLVEYRSSLLASRGFASFSVAYMEHKDLTVQLDINAADGYMKKAFNILKDHPQICGDRIGIIGLSYGVYLGLRMATNSDVNPSCLVCINGPAGSNVGLTQTFCKPKTSDSDQRLWPRDEAGYLSFKDMTSPNNYSPGTQVKIENLACPVMYILGEDDQNSPSTENSNLIADVLKRVGKSHLYTCLSYSGAGHLIEPPYTPHSRMSLWRSKPEKMLALWGGHTAPHAAAQEDSWKKTLKFLDQNLRA, encoded by the exons CAGCGATGCCATTTAGGACCAGTTCCAGTCCAGCTCCTGTGCTGACAGCCGCTCCAGCCCGCGGCCTGGTGGACGACCCAATCAGCATAAAGGCAGGTTTTATGCCACCGCATCATCCGGTTACATTGTGCATGCAAATGCGCAGTGAGGATGGTGACCTGTGGGAAGCTTTTGGCCACTATAACACAAGTGCAGATGGCACTGTCAACT TGGCTCGGGATCATTCCGTGGGCGGGTCATATTTGGGATGTGAGCCAATGGGTCTCTTCTGGTGCCTGCGGCCAGCTCCTGGGGAAAGGGAGGATTTAAg gtTCCGGAAGAAGAATGTGGAGACTCCATTTGTAGTGGACATTTCCTTACTGGAGGGTCACATATCTCCCAGAGAGAAAGAGAATGCTGTGCTGGCTGTTGCAACCACAGAGCGCTGGTACATGGCACCTGGTGTTCAAAGAATAGACATTCGCCAAAATGGAGTTGTGGGAACGTTATTTTTACCGCCAG GCCCCGGCAGGTTTCCAGCTGTGCTGGACTTATGGGGTATGGGTGGAGGACTAGTGGAGTACCGCTCATCCCTGCTTGCATCCAGGGGCTTTGCCAGCTTCTCTGTCGCCTACATGGAACACAAAGATCTGACGGTCCAACTAGATATTAATGCTGCGGATGGATATATGAAG aaagcATTTAACATCCTTAAGGATCATCCTCAGATCTGTGGCGATCGAATTGGTATCATTGGTCTCTCCTACGGAGTCTACCTAGGACTCCGAATGGCCACTAACTCTGATGTAAAT CCATCCTGTTTGGTTTGCATAAATGGCCCAGCAGGAAGCAACGTGGGCCTCACACAAACCTTTTGCAAGCCTAAAACATCTGATAG TGACCAGAGATTGTGGCCACGGGATGAGGCAGGCTATCTCAGTTTTAAGGACATGACTTCACCCAACAACTACTCCCCTGGGACCCAAGTGAAG ATAGAGAACCTGGCCTGTCCGGTGATGTACATTTTGGGCGAAGATGACCAAAATTCTCCAAGTACTGAGAACTCAAACCTG ATTGCAGATGTCCTGAAAAGAGTCGGTAAATCCCACCTGTATACCTGTTTGTCCTATTCTGGTGCTGGCCACCTGATTGAACCACCTTACACACCACACTCAAGGATGTCTTTGTGGAGAAGCAAACCAGAAAAAA TGCTCGCTCTGTGGGGGGGCCACACCGCACCCCATGCCGCTGCACAGGAAGATTCTTGGAAGAAAACCCTGAAATTTTTGGACCAAAATCTGAGGGCGTGA
- the LOC144024289 gene encoding peroxisomal succinyl-coenzyme A thioesterase-like, with product MSISSVMIRTQVRVAANRHLIGKQLTPRVGLRMKNGWLDRAAAMPFRTSSSQAPVLAANPVRGLVDDPISIQAGFLPPHHPVTLCTQMCSEDGDLWEAFGHYNTSADGTVNLARDHSVGGSYLGCKPMGLFWALQPAPGERDGLRLRKKNVETPFVVDISLLEGHVCPRERENAELAVATTERWYMAPGVQRIDIRQNGVVGTLFLPPGPGRFPAVLDLWGLGGGLAEYRSSLTASRGFASFSIAYMQHKDLTDHLDINASDAYMKKAFNILRNHPQICGNRIGIFGLSYGVYLALRMATHSNLNPSCLVCINGPIGSNVEILKIFCKPKASESDQRFWPRNKAGHLSFKDISSHEHYSPGTQFENLACPLMYISGEDDQCFLSTENSNLIEDGLKRAGKSHLFTSLSYPDAGHLIETPYTPHTRTSLWRSKPEKMLALWGGHTAAHAAAQEDSWRKILKFMDKNLRTRT from the exons ATGTCCATTTCCAGCGTAATGATTAGGACTCAGGTGCGAGTGGCAGCAAACCGGCATCTCATAGGAAAGCAGCTGACTCCACGTGTTGGCCTACGAATGAAAAATGGCTGGTTGGATAGGGCTGCAG CGATGCCATTTAGGACCAGTTCCAGTCAAGCTCCTGTGCTGGCAGCCAATCCAGTCCGTGGCCTGGTGGACGATCCAATTAGTATACAGGCAGGTTTTCTGCCACCGCACCATCCGGTTACATTGTGTACACAAATGTGCAGTGAGGATGGTGACCTGTGGGAGGCTTTTGGCCACTATAACACAAGTGCAGATGGCACTGTCAACC TGGCTCGGGATCATTCTGTGGGCGGATCATATTTGGGATGCAAGCCAATGGGTCTCTTCTGGGCCCTGCAGCCGGCTCCCGGGGAAAGAGATGGTTTAAG GTTACGGAAGAAGAATGTGGAGACTCCATTTGTAGTGGACATTTCCTTACTGGAGGGTCACGTATGtcccagagagagagagaatgctgAGCTGGCTGTTGCAACTACAGAGCGCTGGTACATGGCACCTGGTGTTCAAAGAATAGACATTCGCCAAAATGGAGTTGTGGGAACGTTATTCTTACCGCCAG GCCCTGGCAGGTTTCCAGCCGTGCTGGACTTGTGGGGTTTGGGTGGAGGACTAGCAGAGTACCGCTCATCCCTGACCGCATCCAGGGGCTTTGCCAGCTTCTCCATCGCCTACATGCAACACAAAGATCTGACGGACCATCTAGATATTAACGCTTCAGATGCATATATGAAG aaaGCATTTAATATCCTTCGGAATCATCCGCAGATCTGCGGTAACCGAATTGGTATCTTTGGTCTCTCCTATGGCGTCTATCTAGCCCTTCGAATGGCCACTCACTCTAATTTAAAT CCATCTTGTTTAGTTTGTATTAATGGCCCAATAGGAAGCAACGTGGAGATCCTAAAAATCTTTTGCAAGCCTAAAGCATCTGAAAG TGACCAGAGATTTTGGCCACGGAATAAGGCAGGCCATCTCAGTTTTAAGGACATATCTTCACATGAACACTACTCTCCTGGAACTCAA TTCGAGAACCTGGCCTGTCCATTGATGTACATTTCGGGTGAAGATGACCAATGTTTTCTCAGCACTGAGAATTCAAACCTG ATCGAAGATGGCCTGAAAAGAGCTGGTAAATCTCACCTGTTTACCTCTTTGTCGTATCCTGACGCTGGCCACCTGATTGAAACACCTTACACACCACACACAAGAACGTCCTTATGGAGAAGCAAACCAGAAAAAA TGCTCGCTCTGTGGGGGGGCCACACCGCAGCCCATGCCGCTGCACAGGAAGACTCTTGGAGGAAAATCCTGAAGTTTATGGACAAAAATCTGAGGACAAGAACCTGA